One window from the genome of Betaproteobacteria bacterium encodes:
- a CDS encoding GNAT family N-acetyltransferase → MPHEAPVPSIPGLTFRESEPGDEAFLKALYRGTREPELDLTGWPEPQRQAFADQQFALQDRYYREHYREAAFLVIERAGERIGRLYLHPSQAELRVMDISLAPPHRSAGLGTAIMGAIQEEAARRGAAVTLHVEMFNRARDLYARLGFREEALDGIYYRLRWDPPVTGG, encoded by the coding sequence GAGGCGCCGGTACCCTCGATTCCGGGCTTGACGTTCCGGGAGTCGGAACCCGGCGACGAGGCCTTCCTGAAGGCGCTCTACCGCGGCACGCGCGAGCCCGAGCTCGACCTCACGGGTTGGCCCGAGCCGCAGAGGCAGGCCTTCGCGGACCAGCAATTCGCGCTCCAGGACCGCTACTACCGCGAGCACTACCGCGAGGCGGCCTTCCTCGTGATCGAGCGGGCGGGCGAGCGCATCGGGCGCCTGTACCTGCACCCGTCGCAGGCCGAGCTTCGCGTGATGGATATCTCGTTGGCGCCTCCGCACCGCAGTGCGGGGCTCGGCACCGCGATCATGGGGGCCATCCAGGAAGAAGCTGCGCGCCGGGGCGCGGCGGTGACGCTGCACGTCGAGATGTTCAACCGTGCGCGCGATCTCTACGCGCGCCTGGGCTTTCGCGAGGAGGCCCTCGACGGGATCTACTACCGACTGCGCTGGGATCCGCCCGTCACGGGCGGTTGA